From the genome of Leptolyngbya iicbica LK, one region includes:
- a CDS encoding PAP/fibrillin family protein produces MSCPQQSEAKQALLTVLAEHHGDAKAAPVQQAIARLVELSDSSAPAYAPELPGCWQLVSAPNFPDGQQTAAGAWQYTLGRLAFNMFQPQTLSVQLTQVWQDIQPLAAEHHYTHNIVVHFQTVRPGLPTVHGIVRNLGVCQPADDTALQVQFTGGVLEPAPETDMSAWQQVFQSVVPASISWRDRLQRLVLKLIFGLGAPQAIDPQTGRAEFPMPRSPKGRLNILYLDDTLRIMQSQKEQTWMVCERVATDQ; encoded by the coding sequence TGTATTGGCTGAACATCATGGTGATGCTAAGGCAGCGCCAGTGCAGCAAGCGATCGCTCGACTGGTTGAGCTTAGTGACAGCTCAGCACCAGCCTATGCGCCCGAGTTGCCGGGGTGCTGGCAACTCGTGAGTGCGCCTAACTTTCCCGATGGCCAGCAAACCGCCGCTGGAGCTTGGCAATATACCTTGGGGCGACTGGCATTTAACATGTTTCAACCCCAAACCTTGTCGGTGCAGCTAACCCAGGTCTGGCAAGACATTCAGCCCCTAGCGGCGGAGCATCACTACACACACAACATCGTGGTGCATTTTCAGACGGTGCGACCAGGGTTGCCCACCGTTCATGGCATTGTGCGCAATTTGGGGGTGTGCCAGCCCGCTGACGACACGGCCCTGCAAGTCCAGTTTACTGGGGGCGTTTTGGAACCTGCGCCAGAGACCGATATGTCCGCCTGGCAACAAGTCTTTCAGTCAGTGGTCCCTGCCTCAATTAGTTGGCGTGATCGCCTGCAAAGACTGGTCCTCAAGCTCATTTTTGGTTTGGGCGCACCTCAAGCAATTGATCCCCAAACGGGGCGAGCCGAATTTCCGATGCCGCGATCGCCCAAAGGACGGCTCAACATTCTCTATCTCGATGACACGTTGCGCATCATGCAGAGTCAAAAGGAACAAACCTGGATGGTTTGCGAACGGGTTGCCACCGATCAATAA
- a CDS encoding YifB family Mg chelatase-like AAA ATPase has translation MLSRIWSAAIVGIDAIKVGVEVDLSGGLPTMVVVGLPDTAVQESRERCRAALKNSGFPFPMRKIVINLTPADLRKEGPSFDLPISVGILAATEQVKPDLLDDFLFMGELSLDGTLRPVAGVLAIAAAAKSLGIKGVVVPADNAREAAVVPGLEVYGFKHLSEMADFLNQPEQHLPFQLDGQAELANAHKNQLDLRDVKGQAQARRALEIAAAGGHNLIFVGPPGSGKTMLARRLPSILPPLSFEEALEVTQIHSVAGLLKEKGSLVTSRPFRSPHHSASGPSLVGGGSFPKPGEISLAHRGVLFLDEMTEFKRDVLEFLRQPLEDGFVTITRTRQSVEFPAQFTLISSTNPCPCGYYGDPVQPCTCSPRSREQYWARLSGPLMDRIDLQVVVGRLKPEEMTRISEGESSEQVRVRVEQARDRAHTRFQSEPSLQCNADMQSRHLRHWCPLDTTTQSLLENAVRKLGLSARATDRILKVARTIADLDNADSLQAQHVAEAIQYRTIDRMQ, from the coding sequence ATGTTATCGAGAATCTGGAGTGCCGCGATCGTCGGCATCGACGCCATCAAAGTCGGGGTCGAAGTTGACTTGTCAGGGGGCTTGCCCACGATGGTGGTGGTGGGATTGCCCGATACCGCTGTGCAAGAATCGCGCGAACGCTGCCGGGCGGCCCTAAAGAATTCAGGCTTTCCGTTTCCCATGCGGAAAATCGTGATTAACCTGACCCCAGCCGACCTGCGCAAAGAAGGCCCCAGCTTTGACTTACCGATCAGTGTGGGGATTCTCGCCGCGACTGAACAGGTGAAGCCTGACTTGTTGGATGATTTCCTCTTCATGGGCGAGTTGTCGCTGGATGGGACGTTGCGTCCCGTGGCGGGGGTATTAGCGATCGCCGCTGCCGCTAAATCCCTGGGCATCAAAGGCGTGGTGGTACCGGCGGATAATGCTCGCGAGGCTGCCGTCGTGCCCGGCCTTGAGGTCTACGGCTTCAAGCATTTGAGCGAAATGGCCGACTTCTTGAACCAACCGGAGCAACACTTACCCTTCCAACTCGACGGCCAGGCAGAACTCGCGAACGCCCACAAAAATCAGCTCGACTTGCGTGATGTCAAAGGTCAAGCTCAAGCCCGTCGTGCCCTCGAAATTGCCGCAGCCGGTGGTCATAACCTCATCTTCGTCGGGCCGCCTGGCAGCGGCAAAACCATGCTGGCCCGCCGCCTGCCCAGCATTTTGCCACCGCTCTCGTTTGAAGAAGCGCTGGAAGTGACCCAAATCCATTCCGTGGCGGGGCTGTTGAAGGAAAAGGGAAGTCTGGTCACCAGTCGACCGTTTCGCAGTCCGCATCACTCGGCGTCAGGCCCGTCTCTCGTCGGAGGCGGCAGTTTTCCCAAGCCGGGGGAAATCTCGTTGGCCCACCGTGGGGTACTGTTTTTGGACGAGATGACTGAATTTAAACGGGATGTGCTGGAATTTCTTAGGCAGCCTTTAGAAGACGGATTCGTTACCATTACCCGCACTCGCCAATCGGTCGAGTTTCCAGCCCAGTTTACGCTAATTTCCAGCACGAATCCGTGCCCGTGTGGTTACTATGGCGACCCGGTGCAGCCCTGTACCTGTAGTCCCCGCAGTCGCGAACAGTATTGGGCACGGTTGTCTGGCCCGTTGATGGATCGGATTGACTTGCAGGTGGTGGTAGGGCGACTGAAGCCCGAAGAGATGACCCGCATCAGTGAGGGCGAATCGTCGGAACAGGTGCGAGTTCGGGTGGAGCAAGCCCGCGATCGCGCCCACACCCGTTTTCAGTCCGAACCATCGCTACAGTGCAATGCCGATATGCAAAGCCGCCATTTGCGACACTGGTGTCCGCTCGATACGACGACCCAGAGCTTATTGGAAAATGCCGTGCGCAAGTTAGGGCTATCCGCTCGCGCGACCGATCGCATTCTCAAGGTGGCTCGCACCATTGCCGATCTGGATAATGCGGACAGCTTGCAGGCCCAACACGTCGCGGAAGCGATTCAATACCGCACCATCGATCGCATGCAGTAA
- a CDS encoding alpha/beta hydrolase, with translation MVTVYFGTNRNLSPNAEGIDFGDRFSETDLGDLRFGQAEVIDGTLDSSRIQLLPDTKAEGSMKLFQDLQQTMRSQSLDSILLIHGFNVTFKGALEGAANFKTRLAALSDNQYTPNVFVFSWPSNGELFDYKDDRHDAQASGYAFARGLKKLTEFLRDPSSGEPCQQRVNLVAHSMGNYVLRHALQETQKLSGNRILPRLFDNIILTAADEDNDAFEHDYKFARLPELGKQVTVYFNTEDQALTVSDVTKGNPDRLGQSGPRYPRQLPYKVAVVDVSDLVSILREHSYHVTNDQVVRDVIAVLQGQSPDNLTARRYIEHANKFKLSR, from the coding sequence ATGGTCACGGTCTATTTCGGCACCAACCGCAACCTGAGTCCGAACGCTGAGGGGATTGATTTTGGCGATCGCTTTTCAGAAACCGACTTAGGGGACTTGCGGTTTGGTCAGGCGGAGGTGATTGACGGCACCCTCGATTCCAGCCGCATTCAACTGCTGCCGGATACGAAAGCGGAAGGCTCGATGAAGCTGTTCCAAGATCTGCAACAGACAATGCGATCGCAGTCGCTCGATTCCATTCTGCTAATTCATGGCTTTAACGTGACGTTTAAGGGGGCTTTAGAAGGGGCCGCCAATTTCAAAACGCGGCTGGCGGCCTTGTCAGACAACCAATACACCCCTAACGTATTCGTGTTTTCCTGGCCCTCCAATGGCGAACTGTTTGATTACAAGGACGATCGCCACGACGCCCAGGCCTCTGGCTACGCCTTTGCCCGGGGATTGAAAAAGTTGACGGAGTTTTTGCGCGATCCCAGCTCTGGGGAACCCTGCCAGCAACGGGTCAACCTCGTGGCTCACAGCATGGGCAACTACGTCTTGCGCCACGCCCTACAAGAGACACAAAAGCTCAGCGGCAATCGTATCTTGCCGCGATTATTTGACAACATTATCTTGACCGCCGCCGACGAAGATAACGATGCGTTTGAGCACGATTACAAATTTGCGCGGCTGCCTGAGTTGGGCAAACAAGTGACCGTCTATTTCAACACCGAAGATCAGGCGCTCACGGTGAGTGATGTGACCAAGGGCAATCCTGATCGGTTAGGGCAAAGTGGACCGCGCTATCCCCGGCAACTGCCCTATAAGGTAGCTGTGGTGGACGTGAGTGACCTGGTCTCGATCTTGAGAGAGCACTCTTATCACGTGACGAATGATCAGGTGGTGCGAGATGTCATCGCCGTCTTGCAAGGGCAAAGTCCTGACAACTTGACTGCGCGCCGTTACATTGAGCACGCCAACAAGTTCAAGTTGAGCCGATAG
- a CDS encoding TerC family protein yields MLDRLLDISTNFGIDTLLLLPVLIALEAVLSADNAIALAAIAQGLESEKQQQRALNVGLVAAFVLRMLLILTASWVLRFWQFEVAGAAYLLWLVYQHFTSTEDEQHHHHGPRFASVWQAIPTIALTDLAFSLDSVTTAIALSRDVWVVLLGGSIGILTLRFMAQLFIRWLDEYEHLEDAGFITVAFVGLRLLLRVANDSWVPPQWLMILLIAGVFAWGFSKKTQTAQTPAADESDPDSAIAAHANGHHTSTTGDRATHASESATQVETPRQPAGVTSRDDQPSQLE; encoded by the coding sequence ATGCTGGATCGTTTACTCGATATATCTACTAATTTTGGCATTGACACCTTGTTGCTGCTGCCGGTGTTGATTGCGCTGGAGGCCGTGTTGTCGGCGGATAATGCGATCGCCCTGGCCGCGATCGCGCAGGGACTAGAGTCAGAAAAGCAACAGCAGCGGGCGTTGAATGTTGGGCTGGTGGCCGCATTCGTACTCCGGATGCTACTGATCTTGACCGCGTCTTGGGTGCTGCGATTTTGGCAATTTGAAGTGGCGGGGGCCGCTTATCTACTGTGGTTGGTTTATCAGCATTTCACGTCGACAGAAGACGAGCAACATCATCACCATGGCCCTCGGTTTGCCTCCGTCTGGCAAGCGATTCCAACGATTGCGTTAACGGATCTGGCGTTTTCTCTAGATAGTGTGACGACTGCGATCGCCCTCTCCCGCGATGTTTGGGTGGTGTTGCTGGGGGGCAGCATCGGCATCCTCACCTTGCGCTTTATGGCGCAGCTCTTCATCCGCTGGCTCGACGAATACGAACATCTTGAAGATGCGGGGTTTATCACCGTCGCGTTTGTAGGCTTGCGATTACTGCTGCGCGTTGCTAATGACAGCTGGGTGCCTCCGCAATGGCTGATGATTTTGCTAATCGCCGGCGTCTTTGCCTGGGGCTTTTCTAAGAAAACTCAAACCGCACAAACTCCAGCCGCTGATGAGTCCGACCCTGACTCCGCTATTGCCGCTCATGCGAACGGTCATCACACCTCGACTACCGGCGACCGGGCCACGCATGCCTCCGAATCCGCCACTCAGGTAGAGACTCCGCGCCAACCGGCGGGGGTGACGAGCCGCGATGATCAACCATCACAACTGGAATAA
- a CDS encoding CHASE2 domain-containing protein — protein MGIACGGHPVRQWQLMGKSELMTEQWLNERYKVLHPLGQGGFAQTYLAVDEQRSQMRCVIKHLMPTDTSTQFLATARRLFQSEVQVMRRLGKHPAIPTLLDAFEVEGEFYLVQEFVDGEALSERFQQQGRFSEAEAVQLLTAVLQILVFIHQAQVVHRDIKPSNLMRRRADGQYVLIDFGAVKEITTELSTTPSEKFTVSIGTQGYAAPEQMAGRPRYSSDLYSLGMTVIRGLTGRSPTELPENPVTGELQWTDSAPTVHEGLRVFLNRLTHVSIYQRYPSAAAALADLAHYQTLAIPSATAIAPTELSPSDSPPGGWQVQAGRQAIAAVLIGAIVLLIRQLGGWVPIELWLHDQWVQRQPLPPVDDRLLVVEITEADLMQLQQPTPSDAVLAELITTLQTYDPAVIGLDLYRDIPQGDGHEQLLAALTADNVVAIRQLGSSRSEQIPAPRGVPPDRVGFNDFPVDADGVVRRSLIYATVDDRPDTEIFYSLALRLSLAYLQPRGIVPRASDVNAEYLALNEATFVPLTPNFGGYRQLDAAGYQLLLQYRGARDTIPTITLGEMLDGQFQAEMIRDRVILIGTTAASAKDFFLTPYSATAETDFLMSGVMLHAHATSQILSAALDAQPLPWAVPEAVELLWIMVGATGGVILGRQGQRLRVLGLGLGVGGVVLLAVPAAVATQAGWLPVVPAVMTFAGSAIAAALIQNYTADKRSSAALWADVGFPRD, from the coding sequence ATGGGCATTGCCTGTGGTGGTCATCCTGTTCGGCAATGGCAATTGATGGGAAAGTCGGAGTTGATGACTGAGCAGTGGCTAAACGAACGATACAAGGTGCTGCATCCCTTGGGGCAGGGGGGCTTTGCCCAAACCTATCTGGCGGTTGATGAGCAGCGATCGCAGATGCGCTGCGTGATCAAGCACCTCATGCCAACCGACACCTCAACCCAGTTTTTGGCCACTGCCAGACGATTGTTTCAATCAGAAGTGCAAGTCATGCGACGGCTGGGGAAGCATCCGGCGATTCCCACGTTGCTAGATGCCTTTGAGGTCGAGGGCGAGTTTTATTTGGTGCAGGAGTTTGTGGATGGCGAGGCGCTGAGCGAGCGGTTTCAGCAGCAGGGGCGCTTCAGTGAGGCCGAGGCCGTGCAGTTATTGACGGCGGTGTTGCAAATTTTGGTCTTCATTCACCAAGCACAGGTGGTGCATCGCGATATTAAGCCCAGCAACTTGATGCGCCGCCGCGCCGATGGGCAATACGTCTTGATCGACTTTGGTGCGGTGAAGGAAATCACGACAGAATTAAGCACCACCCCCAGCGAAAAGTTCACCGTGAGTATTGGCACCCAGGGCTATGCTGCGCCCGAACAAATGGCGGGACGGCCTCGCTACAGCAGCGATCTGTATTCGTTGGGGATGACGGTGATTCGCGGGTTAACCGGGCGATCGCCGACGGAATTACCGGAAAATCCCGTCACGGGTGAACTGCAATGGACTGACAGCGCCCCCACCGTCCATGAAGGGTTAAGGGTGTTCTTAAATCGGTTGACCCACGTCTCGATTTATCAACGTTATCCCTCGGCTGCCGCCGCTTTAGCGGATCTGGCCCATTATCAGACGTTAGCGATCCCCTCGGCAACGGCAATAGCGCCGACAGAATTGTCACCATCGGACTCGCCGCCAGGGGGGTGGCAAGTGCAGGCGGGGCGACAGGCGATCGCGGCGGTGCTGATTGGGGCGATCGTTCTGCTGATTCGCCAACTGGGGGGTTGGGTACCCATCGAACTGTGGCTGCACGACCAGTGGGTGCAGCGCCAACCGCTGCCACCTGTGGACGATCGCCTGTTGGTGGTCGAAATCACCGAAGCCGATTTGATGCAGCTACAACAACCGACGCCGAGTGATGCCGTCTTAGCTGAACTCATCACCACGCTACAAACCTATGATCCCGCCGTGATTGGGCTGGATTTGTATCGCGACATTCCCCAAGGTGACGGCCACGAACAACTGCTCGCGGCGCTAACTGCCGATAATGTGGTGGCGATTCGCCAGTTGGGCAGCAGTCGGTCAGAACAAATTCCCGCCCCGCGCGGGGTGCCCCCCGACCGAGTCGGCTTCAATGACTTTCCGGTGGATGCCGATGGGGTGGTGCGCCGCAGTCTCATTTACGCAACCGTGGATGATCGCCCCGACACCGAAATCTTTTATTCATTAGCGTTGCGGTTGTCCCTCGCCTACCTGCAGCCACGGGGCATTGTGCCTCGGGCCAGTGACGTGAATGCTGAGTATCTGGCGCTCAACGAGGCCACTTTTGTGCCACTCACCCCCAACTTTGGCGGCTATCGCCAGCTCGATGCCGCCGGTTATCAGCTCTTGCTGCAATATCGGGGCGCGCGCGATACCATCCCCACAATCACCTTGGGAGAAATGTTGGATGGCCAGTTTCAGGCGGAGATGATTCGCGATCGCGTCATCCTCATCGGAACGACAGCCGCTTCGGCCAAAGACTTCTTTCTGACCCCTTACAGTGCCACGGCTGAAACCGACTTTTTAATGTCTGGCGTCATGCTCCACGCCCATGCAACGAGCCAAATTTTGTCGGCGGCGCTCGATGCGCAACCGCTGCCGTGGGCCGTACCAGAAGCGGTTGAGCTGTTGTGGATTATGGTGGGCGCAACGGGCGGGGTAATATTGGGGCGTCAGGGTCAGCGTCTACGAGTCTTAGGATTAGGTTTAGGGGTCGGTGGTGTCGTGTTGCTTGCGGTACCTGCAGCCGTCGCGACTCAAGCCGGCTGGCTACCCGTGGTGCCTGCGGTCATGACGTTTGCCGGGAGCGCGATCGCGGCAGCACTGATTCAAAACTACACCGCAGATAAACGTTCGTCGGCTGCTTTGTGGGCTGACGTCGGGTTCCCAAGAGACTAA
- a CDS encoding VOC family protein, translating into MMESTQAPVLFHLAFPVADIPTTKSFYVDGLGCEAGRESPNSIILNLYNHQIVAHTTDDLTPQKGIYPRHFGLVFLAEADFDALLNRAVEQGLKLFQQPKRRFPGSPLEHRTFFLEDPFYNLLEFKYYCNPQAIFGEVAHSQVGEAH; encoded by the coding sequence ATGATGGAATCTACCCAAGCCCCCGTTTTATTTCATTTGGCTTTTCCCGTAGCCGATATTCCCACCACCAAATCGTTTTATGTCGACGGGCTGGGCTGCGAGGCCGGGCGTGAGTCCCCCAATTCCATTATTCTCAATCTTTATAATCATCAGATTGTGGCCCACACCACCGATGATTTAACGCCCCAAAAGGGCATTTATCCCCGCCACTTTGGCCTGGTGTTTTTGGCCGAAGCAGACTTTGATGCATTACTCAACCGGGCTGTTGAGCAAGGGCTCAAACTGTTTCAACAGCCCAAACGTCGTTTTCCCGGTTCACCATTAGAGCATCGCACCTTCTTTTTAGAAGATCCCTTCTACAACCTGCTGGAATTCAAGTATTACTGCAATCCCCAAGCCATCTTTGGCGAAGTAGCCCATAGTCAGGTGGGTGAGGCTCACTAA
- a CDS encoding diguanylate cyclase domain-containing protein produces the protein MSESLQTVFGAPFQADVLIVDDTVENILLLAEILETNGYSVRKAVNAEMASAAVQALLPDIILLDINMPEVDGYTLCQRLKADPITAAIPVIFLSALSDPFDKVRAFEIGGVDYITKPFHMAEVLVRVRSQVLARQSLLQMQQLVKERTKALEIANMQLMQAAHHDSLTGLANRDLLMESLQRLLEGIQTDPTYQFAVLFCDCDRFQQINAAYGHFVGDQLLMQIAERLRQVVDDQDVVSRFSGDEFVVVMSQVDSAAQAIAQVETLLAKLQPSFELTQTEVSLDLSIGVVLSDPTRHQTPEQILHDADRAMYRAKANRDEAYSLYSTTPETKR, from the coding sequence ATGAGTGAGTCCCTGCAAACCGTCTTCGGTGCGCCTTTTCAAGCGGATGTGTTGATCGTCGATGACACCGTCGAAAACATTTTGCTGCTGGCAGAAATCTTGGAAACCAATGGCTACAGCGTTCGCAAAGCCGTGAATGCGGAGATGGCAAGTGCCGCAGTGCAGGCGCTGTTGCCCGACATTATTTTGCTGGATATCAATATGCCAGAGGTGGATGGCTACACCTTGTGTCAGCGGTTGAAAGCCGATCCCATCACGGCGGCCATTCCGGTGATTTTTCTCAGCGCGTTGAGTGACCCCTTCGATAAAGTCAGGGCGTTTGAAATCGGCGGCGTGGACTACATTACCAAGCCGTTTCATATGGCGGAGGTGTTGGTGCGGGTGCGGAGCCAAGTGCTGGCCCGACAGAGTCTCTTGCAGATGCAGCAGCTCGTTAAAGAACGCACTAAAGCTCTGGAAATTGCCAATATGCAGCTTATGCAGGCGGCTCATCATGACAGTCTGACGGGGCTAGCCAATCGAGACCTGCTGATGGAGTCGCTGCAACGGTTGTTGGAAGGCATTCAAACGGATCCGACTTATCAGTTTGCGGTCCTGTTTTGTGACTGCGATCGCTTCCAGCAGATCAATGCCGCCTATGGTCATTTTGTCGGTGACCAGTTGCTGATGCAGATTGCCGAACGACTCCGGCAGGTGGTAGATGACCAAGATGTCGTATCTCGATTTAGTGGCGATGAGTTTGTGGTGGTAATGTCTCAGGTAGACTCGGCCGCCCAAGCGATCGCCCAGGTCGAAACGCTCTTGGCCAAGCTGCAGCCGAGCTTTGAGTTAACTCAGACAGAGGTCTCCTTAGATCTGAGTATCGGGGTCGTTTTGAGTGACCCGACCCGACACCAAACGCCAGAGCAAATTTTGCACGACGCTGACCGCGCGATGTATCGCGCTAAAGCGAACCGTGATGAAGCGTATAGCCTTTACTCAACCACGCCTGAAACCAAACGATAA